One Candidatus Paceibacterota bacterium genomic window carries:
- a CDS encoding CapA family protein, whose translation MKFIKEIKNKTKLIFWTMPPIILGIFFVSFIFNNINSIKIFQTKNNEASVVQLVAPESTKLQYYYINNDTKGGPKVSAKAYLVGDLNTGEVILAKNQDQKFPIASTSKLMTALVASKLANPNETTKITKTALSTSGQNGELRLGEKIKISDLIYPLLLESSNDAAEALALYFGRSSFIAKMNQEARALQMNSTSYEDPSGLTSHNQSTVSDMFKLAGYIAQQKSDLFKITTKNSYSTKTHSWSNISQFLKNEGYMGGKSGYTDPAKETVVSLFDLPLGKTGSQPIAITLLQSSDRHNDVETLLKYLRKNVYYGGAADINTNWVQEKIGMPDIRDQNFITLSFAGDIMLDRGVKNSVIKNFNNDYSQLFEKSDTLLELSKNTDIFFANLEGPVSDKGADQKNLYSFRMDPVVIPTLKGAGLSVLSLANNHINDWGHNAFIDTLARLKENEILYTGGGNNATEAETPAIIEKYGMKIGYLGFSDVGPNNLPADAGKAGILLANNPNFDQIIKNAAKQVDYLVVAFHFGVEYQTKHNARQEELAHRAIDDGAKIIIGSHPHIVEDTEIYKNGYIAYSLGNFIFDQSWSKPTMKGMLLELKLFKDGSMTAVKNITQQNSVFQISNITEGKEENIKFQMAKTN comes from the coding sequence ATGAAATTTATTAAAGAAATAAAAAATAAAACAAAATTAATATTTTGGACAATGCCTCCAATAATACTTGGTATTTTTTTTGTATCCTTTATTTTTAACAATATTAATTCTATAAAAATATTCCAAACAAAAAATAACGAGGCCTCAGTAGTCCAACTTGTCGCCCCAGAATCAACAAAACTCCAATATTATTATATAAACAATGATACAAAAGGTGGACCAAAAGTTTCTGCTAAAGCTTATCTAGTCGGCGACTTGAATACCGGAGAAGTAATTCTTGCAAAAAATCAAGATCAAAAATTTCCGATTGCCTCTACCTCCAAATTAATGACCGCGCTCGTTGCCAGTAAATTAGCAAACCCAAACGAGACGACCAAAATAACCAAGACCGCCCTCTCAACTTCCGGCCAAAACGGAGAATTGAGATTGGGAGAAAAAATAAAAATCTCTGATCTAATATACCCGCTCCTTTTGGAATCAAGCAACGACGCAGCGGAAGCGCTTGCTTTATATTTCGGCAGAAGCAGTTTCATCGCGAAAATGAATCAGGAAGCGAGAGCTCTGCAAATGAATTCTACTTCTTATGAAGACCCTAGCGGACTCACTTCCCACAATCAATCAACCGTGTCCGATATGTTTAAATTGGCCGGTTATATAGCTCAGCAAAAATCGGATTTATTTAAAATCACTACCAAAAACAGTTATTCCACCAAAACTCACAGTTGGTCAAACATTAGCCAGTTCCTGAAGAATGAAGGATACATGGGAGGAAAAAGCGGTTATACAGACCCTGCAAAGGAAACCGTCGTTTCTCTCTTTGATCTGCCTCTTGGAAAAACTGGTTCTCAACCCATTGCCATTACCTTACTTCAAAGTTCTGACCGTCATAATGACGTAGAAACTCTTTTAAAATATTTAAGGAAAAATGTTTACTACGGCGGAGCTGCTGATATAAATACGAATTGGGTGCAGGAAAAAATCGGAATGCCGGACATCAGAGATCAGAATTTTATTACCTTGTCTTTTGCCGGCGACATAATGCTCGATCGCGGCGTAAAAAATTCAGTCATAAAAAATTTCAACAATGACTATTCTCAGCTTTTTGAAAAATCAGACACCTTGCTTGAATTATCAAAAAACACGGACATCTTCTTTGCTAACTTGGAAGGTCCAGTTTCGGACAAAGGGGCAGATCAGAAAAATTTATATTCCTTTAGAATGGATCCCGTCGTCATCCCGACTCTTAAAGGTGCAGGTTTAAGCGTTTTGTCTTTGGCAAACAATCATATTAATGATTGGGGACATAACGCCTTTATTGATACGCTCGCGCGTCTAAAAGAAAATGAAATCCTTTATACTGGCGGAGGAAACAATGCAACAGAAGCTGAAACTCCAGCCATTATTGAAAAATATGGAATGAAGATCGGCTACCTGGGATTTTCTGACGTTGGTCCGAACAATTTGCCTGCCGACGCTGGCAAAGCAGGCATTCTCCTCGCAAACAATCCCAATTTTGATCAAATAATTAAAAATGCAGCTAAACAAGTGGATTATTTAGTCGTCGCTTTTCACTTCGGCGTAGAGTATCAGACAAAACATAACGCAAGACAAGAGGAATTAGCCCATAGAGCGATTGATGATGGTGCAAAAATTATTATTGGTTCACACCCGCATATCGTAGAAGATACCGAAATTTACAAAAATGGTTATATTGCCTATTCACTTGGCAATTTTATTTTTGACCAATCTTGGAGCAAGCCGACAATGAAAGGCATGCTTTTAGAATTAAAATTATTTAAAGACGGCTCGATGACAGCAGTAAAAAACATTACCCAACAAAATTCTGTTTTTCAAATAAGCAATATAACAGAAGGCAAAGAAGAAAATATTAAATTCCAAATGGCAAAAACAAATTAA
- the rnr gene encoding ribonuclease R codes for MKNNLNKQHIRQDLARRSMAEGIISISSKGTGYVAVGIGKNKEQDPEIDFKHLNTALHGDMVEILLHPKSQKRQTAEVVKIISRAKMRFTGVLEQEKNVVFLKTDDTKMYTDILIPKENLNNAKIGQKVFVEIVSWKDAQKAPIGKVIKILGKPGDNTTEMNAIAIEKGFDSELPNKVEEEAKKIKREGIRKSDYEGRRDFTKTLTFTIDPEDAKDFDDAISFRILPPLLNKERGLGGEVYEVGIHIADVSHYVRPGSALDEEARTRGTSVYLVDRTIPMLPETLSNDLCSLVPHKDRLTMSAVFIINKNAEIKDEWFGRTVIHSKKRFTYEEAEKALGHSPTGEAIKNENAPLHKELSILNNLAKKLTKERFAKGAISLDQEEVKFILDDKGTPIKVIKKERGDSNRLVEEFMLLANKKVAKVLSKDISIYRIHDEPSKEKMADLAFFLRSLGHKVSLQDGIIPTHEINKLLEDLKSKNPNKIMSDTVHRAVIRSMAKATYSTKNIGHYGLAFEYYTHFTSPIRRYPDIMIHRLLSDYLAKKKVTNNKLKEKLLEYERIVIIASEQEKRATEAERASIKYKQVEYMSKRKGESFDGVISGITEWGMYVEEIGTKCEGLVRVRDMKDDFYIFNEKKLELVGQKKNPPAGRQGKRYRLGDHVKIKVKAVDLEKKTIDYVLI; via the coding sequence GTGAAAAATAATTTAAATAAACAACACATACGGCAAGACCTCGCCCGTAGGTCTATGGCCGAGGGCATTATTTCTATCTCCTCAAAAGGCACGGGATATGTAGCCGTAGGAATAGGAAAAAATAAAGAACAAGATCCGGAAATTGATTTTAAGCATTTGAATACTGCGCTTCACGGAGATATGGTGGAGATACTTCTCCACCCAAAAAGCCAGAAACGCCAGACTGCCGAAGTAGTAAAAATAATTTCTCGCGCAAAAATGCGTTTTACCGGAGTTTTGGAACAAGAAAAAAATGTAGTTTTTTTGAAAACAGATGACACGAAAATGTACACGGATATTTTGATTCCAAAAGAAAATTTGAATAACGCAAAAATCGGGCAAAAAGTTTTTGTGGAAATAGTTTCATGGAAAGACGCGCAAAAAGCTCCCATTGGAAAAGTAATAAAAATCTTGGGAAAACCTGGTGACAACACTACCGAGATGAATGCAATTGCGATAGAAAAAGGTTTTGATTCAGAACTTCCAAATAAAGTAGAAGAAGAAGCAAAAAAAATAAAGCGCGAAGGAATAAGAAAAAGTGATTATGAAGGACGTCGGGATTTCACAAAAACACTAACTTTTACGATTGATCCAGAGGATGCAAAAGATTTTGATGACGCAATTTCTTTTCGTATTCTCCCCCCTCTCCTTAATAAGGAGAGGGGGCTAGGGGGTGAGGTGTATGAAGTCGGCATCCATATAGCAGACGTGTCTCACTATGTGAGACCTGGCAGCGCTTTAGATGAAGAAGCCCGCACAAGAGGAACCTCGGTTTATCTAGTAGACAGAACAATACCGATGCTCCCGGAAACTCTTTCGAATGATTTGTGCAGTTTAGTCCCCCACAAAGATCGACTCACCATGAGCGCAGTATTTATTATTAATAAAAACGCAGAAATAAAAGATGAATGGTTTGGTCGCACTGTAATACATTCTAAAAAAAGATTTACATATGAAGAAGCAGAAAAAGCCCTCGGCCATAGCCCTACGGGCGAGGCAATAAAAAATGAAAATGCTCCCCTACATAAAGAGCTTTCCATTTTGAATAATTTAGCAAAAAAATTAACCAAAGAAAGATTTGCTAAAGGCGCTATATCACTTGACCAAGAAGAAGTTAAATTTATTTTAGATGATAAGGGTACCCCGATAAAAGTAATAAAAAAAGAACGAGGTGATTCCAATAGACTAGTTGAAGAGTTTATGTTGCTGGCAAATAAAAAAGTGGCAAAAGTTCTCTCAAAAGATATTTCCATTTATCGCATCCATGATGAACCATCAAAAGAGAAAATGGCTGATCTCGCATTTTTCTTACGAAGCTTGGGACACAAAGTATCATTACAAGACGGGATAATTCCAACTCATGAAATAAATAAATTACTTGAAGATTTAAAAAGCAAAAACCCAAACAAAATAATGAGTGATACGGTACATCGCGCCGTGATCAGGTCTATGGCCAAAGCAACTTATTCTACAAAAAATATCGGCCATTATGGCTTAGCTTTTGAATATTACACGCATTTCACTTCCCCAATCAGAAGATATCCAGACATTATGATCCATAGATTATTGAGTGATTATCTTGCAAAGAAAAAAGTGACAAATAATAAATTAAAAGAAAAATTATTAGAATATGAAAGAATTGTCATAATCGCTTCTGAACAAGAAAAACGGGCAACGGAAGCCGAACGAGCATCCATAAAATACAAACAAGTGGAATATATGTCTAAACGCAAAGGGGAAAGTTTTGATGGAGTGATAAGTGGCATAACTGAGTGGGGTATGTATGTTGAAGAGATAGGTACAAAATGCGAAGGCCTCGTACGAGTACGAGATATGAAAGACGACTTTTATATTTTTAATGAAAAAAAACTAGAATTGGTCGGGCAAAAAAAGAACCCGCCTGCCGGTAGGCAAGGAAAAAGATATCGTCTTGGCGATCATGTTAAAATAAAAGTAAAAGCAGTTGATTTGGAGAAAAAAACTATAGACTATGTTTTAATATAA
- the rpsP gene encoding 30S ribosomal protein S16 — MLKIRLQRIGRKNDPAFRVVLTDSKNSTKSGRFLEIVGTYNPKAGETKFEAERIKYWMSKGAKLSDTMHNFLVYQKVIEGKKVNVLPKKKPTVKRKELKAKR, encoded by the coding sequence ATGTTAAAAATAAGACTTCAGAGAATAGGAAGGAAAAATGATCCGGCGTTTCGGGTTGTTTTGACTGATTCAAAAAATAGCACCAAAAGCGGACGATTTTTAGAAATTGTCGGAACTTATAATCCAAAAGCCGGAGAGACAAAATTCGAGGCTGAAAGAATAAAATATTGGATGTCAAAAGGCGCGAAGCTTTCCGACACAATGCACAATTTTTTGGTGTATCAAAAAGTTATTGAAGGCAAGAAAGTAAATGTTTTGCCTAAAAAGAAACCAACTGTTAAAAGAAAGGAATTGAAAGCCAAAAGATAA
- a CDS encoding KH domain-containing protein: protein MEEADKTFLEYVVKALVDNPNDVKIERTLDEMGVLITLTVNPADMGKIIGRMGNTAKAIRTLLRIIGMKNNARVNLKINEPEGSVRPERAERPAGSMGGHMSSAPTMKTVDQAMEDLKGI from the coding sequence ATGGAAGAAGCTGATAAGACATTTCTAGAATACGTAGTGAAAGCTCTAGTCGACAATCCAAACGATGTGAAAATCGAACGTACTTTAGATGAGATGGGAGTTCTTATAACTCTCACAGTAAACCCTGCCGATATGGGTAAAATTATCGGAAGAATGGGCAATACGGCAAAAGCTATCCGCACCTTGCTTCGCATCATTGGTATGAAAAATAACGCTCGTGTTAACCTAAAGATCAATGAACCTGAGGGCTCCGTCAGACCCGAAAGGGCTGAACGACCAGCGGGATCAATGGGAGGGCATATGAGTTCTGCTCCAACAATGAAAACGGTTGATCAGGCGATGGAAGACTTGAAAGGAATCTAG
- the trmD gene encoding tRNA (guanosine(37)-N1)-methyltransferase TrmD: protein MRFHIITIFPNIYDSYMNESIIGRAIKDKKIKILFYNPMSFCKPKERVDGRPYGGGPGMVLRPEFFLKAFSKIKIKDKKKTKIILFSPSGKKFDTNYAKKSVQKYTDIIMISGRYEGIDARVQKILKAEEISIGDYVLTGGDLPAMVLIDSISRQIPGVLGKYESLEEERVSSSEVYTRPEVLKYKGKNYRVPKVLLSGNHKKIEEWRKKK from the coding sequence ATGCGTTTTCATATAATTACAATTTTTCCCAATATTTATGATTCATACATGAATGAGTCTATTATCGGGCGAGCAATCAAAGATAAAAAAATAAAAATTCTTTTTTATAATCCCATGAGTTTTTGTAAGCCGAAGGAGCGGGTGGATGGCAGGCCGTATGGAGGAGGCCCCGGGATGGTATTAAGACCAGAATTTTTTCTTAAGGCCTTTTCTAAAATTAAAATTAAAGACAAGAAGAAAACAAAAATTATTTTATTTTCACCAAGTGGTAAAAAATTTGATACAAATTATGCAAAAAAATCTGTACAAAAATATACAGATATTATTATGATTTCTGGACGTTATGAGGGTATAGACGCAAGAGTGCAGAAAATTCTTAAAGCTGAAGAAATCTCAATAGGTGATTATGTGCTAACGGGCGGAGATCTTCCAGCTATGGTTTTAATAGATTCTATTTCAAGACAGATCCCTGGCGTGCTTGGTAAATATGAATCTTTAGAAGAAGAAAGAGTTTCATCAAGCGAAGTTTACACCCGTCCAGAAGTTTTAAAATATAAAGGTAAAAATTATAGAGTGCCAAAAGTTCTTCTCTCTGGGAATCATAAAAAAATAGAAGAGTGGAGAAAAAAGAAATAA
- a CDS encoding DNA-directed RNA polymerase subunit beta has product MAKEISVNKRPKKYFNRYKKPLVEFPNLIEAQLKSFKWLVETGIGEVFKEFSPIIDYSGKKFQLEFTSFSLSESKVDEHNSKINKLSYQGLLKARVKLTNKILGTVKEQEIFMSEFPLMTSHGTFIINGVERVIVPQLARSFGVFFTESESKGNKYFGAKIIPARGVWIEIESESDGGIYIRIDKKRKFPAMSLLRALGYESNEMILKAFAGNSTVEEIIKASLAKEGDKSLNDAYVEIYKRLRDGDMATADNAREFIHSLFTAERYDLSPVGRFRFNQRFGKGMGEDEMARRIISKEDLVTVISHIITLNNTPLAKADDIDHLGQRRVRFVGEILQQKVRTGMMQIKRNIQDRMSIIDVDTAMPIAIINQRPLQARIKEFFTTNQLSQFMAQENVLCEMEHLRTLSALGPGGLTRERAGLEVRDVHPSHYGRVCPIHTPEGPNIGLILHLSTYAKINDFGIIETPYVKVKNGKITGEIVYMNALEEEKYNIAHAGIPYDENGKITKEKVEARIKTEPGMVSPDAVDFIDVAPNQAFSIATSMVPFLEHNNANRALMGSNMQKQAVPCVLPEMPLVATGVEELAARDSGRLVIASEDGVVSYLDAKKIVVKGKTEKTYNLINFLRNNNFAVFHQRPLVNVGDKIKKGDVLADTSSTVNGQISIGQNIFVAFLSWAGSTYEDAIVISERLVKKSKFTSVYVEEFICAVRDTKLGPEITTRDIPNVGELRLKDLDEDGIIRIGAEVRENDILVGKITPKGETELTPEERLLRSIFAEKARDVKDTSLRMEHGKRGRIIGVKIFSRSLGHTLEAGIIKKIVIEVAQIRNISVGDKISGRHGNKGVISTILPEEDMPYMADGTPIDVILSPLGVPSRMNLGQILEIHLGMAANSLGYQAIVPPFLGAKHEEIQEELKKAGLPENGKLKLFDGRTGEAFQQDVAVGYMYMLKLHHMVEDKIHMRSVGPYSLITQQPLGGKAQGGGQRFGEMEVWALEGYGAAYTLREMLTIKSDDILGRSAAFDSIIKNETIKAPNSPASFNVLLNYLRGLALDIDLKKENK; this is encoded by the coding sequence ATGGCTAAAGAAATAAGCGTAAACAAGCGTCCAAAAAAGTATTTTAATAGATACAAAAAGCCTTTGGTGGAATTTCCGAATTTAATCGAAGCTCAATTAAAAAGTTTCAAATGGCTAGTGGAAACCGGCATTGGAGAAGTCTTTAAAGAATTTTCTCCTATTATAGATTACTCTGGAAAAAAGTTCCAATTGGAATTCACCTCTTTTTCTTTGAGTGAATCAAAAGTTGATGAACATAATTCTAAAATAAATAAACTTTCTTACCAAGGTTTGCTTAAAGCTAGAGTAAAATTGACTAATAAAATTCTCGGCACTGTGAAAGAACAAGAGATTTTTATGTCTGAATTTCCTCTGATGACTTCTCATGGGACTTTTATTATCAACGGAGTGGAGCGCGTCATCGTACCACAGCTTGCCCGAAGCTTCGGAGTATTTTTTACAGAGTCTGAAAGCAAAGGCAATAAATATTTCGGCGCGAAAATTATTCCAGCTCGTGGAGTTTGGATTGAAATAGAATCAGAATCAGATGGAGGGATTTATATAAGAATAGACAAAAAGAGAAAATTTCCTGCGATGTCATTATTGCGCGCTCTGGGCTATGAGAGCAATGAAATGATTTTGAAAGCGTTTGCCGGCAATTCTACCGTAGAAGAAATAATCAAAGCCTCCTTGGCAAAAGAAGGGGATAAAAGTTTAAATGACGCTTATGTTGAGATCTATAAGCGTCTTCGAGATGGCGACATGGCGACCGCTGATAATGCCAGAGAATTCATTCATTCTTTATTTACAGCGGAGAGATACGACCTTTCTCCAGTAGGGCGATTTAGATTCAATCAGCGCTTCGGGAAGGGAATGGGGGAGGACGAAATGGCTCGCAGAATAATTTCTAAAGAAGATTTGGTTACTGTAATTTCTCATATCATTACTTTAAATAATACGCCTCTTGCAAAAGCTGATGATATAGACCATTTAGGCCAAAGACGAGTGCGTTTTGTCGGAGAAATACTCCAGCAAAAAGTGCGCACAGGCATGATGCAGATCAAAAGAAATATTCAAGACCGCATGTCTATTATTGATGTCGATACGGCCATGCCTATCGCCATCATCAATCAGCGTCCGCTTCAAGCCCGCATTAAGGAATTTTTCACTACCAACCAGCTTTCACAATTTATGGCGCAAGAAAATGTGCTTTGTGAAATGGAGCATCTACGCACGCTATCGGCTCTTGGCCCCGGAGGTCTTACTCGAGAACGAGCAGGTTTGGAAGTGCGTGACGTGCACCCTTCTCATTACGGAAGAGTGTGCCCGATCCATACCCCGGAAGGTCCGAACATCGGGCTTATTTTACATCTTTCAACATACGCAAAAATAAATGATTTTGGAATTATCGAAACTCCTTATGTAAAAGTTAAAAACGGCAAGATAACCGGAGAAATTGTTTATATGAATGCGCTTGAAGAAGAAAAATACAATATTGCCCATGCTGGAATTCCTTATGATGAGAATGGCAAAATTACTAAAGAAAAAGTCGAAGCAAGAATTAAAACAGAGCCGGGAATGGTTTCTCCAGATGCTGTTGATTTTATTGATGTTGCTCCAAACCAAGCTTTTTCTATAGCAACTTCCATGGTTCCATTTTTGGAACACAACAATGCAAACCGAGCGCTCATGGGAAGTAATATGCAGAAACAAGCTGTGCCTTGCGTGTTGCCGGAAATGCCGCTTGTCGCAACTGGAGTTGAAGAATTAGCGGCGCGAGACTCAGGCAGGTTAGTCATTGCATCTGAGGATGGTGTTGTTTCATATTTAGATGCTAAAAAAATAGTTGTTAAGGGTAAAACAGAAAAAACTTATAATTTAATTAATTTCCTAAGGAACAACAACTTTGCCGTCTTTCATCAGCGTCCTTTGGTAAATGTCGGAGATAAAATAAAAAAGGGTGACGTACTTGCAGACACGAGCAGTACCGTGAATGGACAAATTTCTATCGGCCAAAATATTTTTGTGGCCTTTTTGTCCTGGGCTGGATCGACTTATGAAGATGCGATTGTTATTTCTGAACGCTTGGTAAAAAAGAGCAAATTTACATCTGTCTATGTTGAAGAATTTATTTGCGCAGTTCGCGACACCAAGCTCGGCCCCGAAATTACCACGCGAGATATTCCAAACGTGGGAGAGCTTCGATTGAAAGATTTGGATGAAGATGGAATCATCCGTATCGGTGCGGAAGTCAGAGAGAATGATATTTTAGTCGGGAAGATTACGCCGAAAGGGGAAACCGAGCTTACTCCGGAAGAACGTCTCCTTCGTTCGATCTTTGCCGAAAAAGCGCGCGATGTGAAAGATACTTCTCTTCGCATGGAACACGGCAAGCGCGGACGCATTATCGGGGTAAAGATTTTTTCCCGCAGTCTAGGGCATACGCTTGAAGCAGGCATTATCAAAAAAATAGTGATAGAAGTCGCTCAGATTAGAAATATTTCGGTTGGAGACAAAATTTCAGGCAGGCACGGAAACAAAGGAGTCATCTCTACGATTCTTCCAGAAGAAGATATGCCTTACATGGCTGACGGGACACCCATAGATGTCATTCTCTCTCCGCTTGGAGTTCCTTCTCGTATGAATCTGGGGCAAATTTTGGAAATACATTTAGGGATGGCCGCAAACAGCCTAGGTTATCAAGCGATAGTTCCTCCATTCTTAGGAGCAAAACATGAAGAAATTCAGGAAGAACTAAAAAAGGCTGGTTTGCCTGAAAATGGCAAGTTGAAACTTTTTGACGGGCGCACAGGAGAAGCTTTCCAGCAAGATGTGGCAGTCGGATATATGTATATGCTTAAACTGCATCACATGGTGGAAGACAAGATCCATATGCGTTCAGTGGGTCCTTATTCTCTCATCACCCAACAGCCTCTCGGAGGAAAAGCTCAAGGCGGAGGACAAAGATTTGGAGAAATGGAGGTCTGGGCGCTCGAAGGTTACGGCGCGGCCTATACGCTTCGCGAAATGCTTACTATCAAGTCGGATGACATCCTCGGACGTTCTGCAGCCTTTGATTCTATTATCAAAAATGAAACGATTAAAGCGCCGAATTCTCCCGCTTCATTCAATGTGCTCTTAAATTATTTAAGGGGTCTAGCACTTGATATTGATTTAAAAAAGGAAAATAAATAA